The following coding sequences are from one Cercospora beticola chromosome 4, complete sequence window:
- a CDS encoding uncharacterized protein (BUSCO:EOG09261031) produces the protein MAMLPASRSSKSALSQLLALPPSLRRSVYTAASSTQQPEIYDLVCIGGGPAGLSLVSALRSNASTKNLKIALIDGQELKASASNDPNSFSNRCSSLTPSSVRFLKQNGAWERINAARTQPYHSMDVWDGVSGSKIHFDPVDSAGTGILDTIAAAISGSRLQQSRRKYEQEDYSTVATMCENNNLTTALLGSLREAGAVDILDKTRVESISLGPEPQDDESLDLSQWPIVNLPGERSIAARLLVGADGANSPVRTFANIPSHGWDYGQHGVVATLDLDQYFNEVDLRTAYQRFLPTGPIALLPLPGKKASLVWSITAPLAAKLKQLSPQDFTALVNAAFRLMMVDINYLIQNPTTNPSDELAWREPNTDPRSTGLPATLPRVIGVQEGTTASFPLRMRHADTYTGHRVALIGDAAHTMHPLAGQGLNLGLADAESLANCIAKGVDHGMDIGSCWALDEYNSQRWAANNAMLGVVDKLQKLYSVGSGPVVWGRSLGLDLVNKLGPLKGALMGAAAHS, from the coding sequence ATGGCAATGCTGCCAGCAAGTCGCTCATCAAAGAGCGCGCTGTCGCAGCTACTTGCGCTCCCACCGAGCCTGCGGAGGAGCGTGTATACCGCAGCTTCATCGACACAGCAGCCCGAGATATACGATTTGGTCTGCATCGGAGGAGGACCCGCCGGCTTATCTCTGGTCTCTGCGCTGCGCTCCAATGCCTCCACCAAGAACCTGAAGATTGCCCTGATCGATGGGCAGGAGCTCAAGGCTTCAGCGTCGAACGACCCGAATTCCTTTTCGAATCGATGTTCGTCTCTTACGCCTTCTTCGGTGCGATTCCTTAAACAGAATGGAGCGTGGGAACGTATCAACGCTGCGCGAACGCAGCCCTATCATAGCATGGACGTGTGGGATGGCGTGAGTGGCAGCAAGATACATTTCGATCCAGTCGACAGCGCAGGGACGGGGATACTAGACACaattgctgctgcaattTCTGGAAGCAGATTACAGCAGAGTCGGCGAAAGTACGAGCAGGAAGACTACAGTACTGTGGCTACCATGTGTGAGAACAACAATCTGACGACTGCTCTACTGGGGAGTTTGCGAGAGGCCGGAGCTGTAGACATATTGGACAAGACACGCGTGGAATCAATCAGCCTCGGACCAGAGCCACAGGATGATGAATCTCTAGACCTGTCGCAATGGCCGATTGTGAATCTACCAGGAGAGCGGTCGATTGCTGCCAGGCTGCTCGTAGGCGCTGACGGCGCAAACAGTCCGGTGCGCACGTTCGCGAACATCCCGAGTCACGGCTGGGATTACGGGCAACATGGTGTCGTTGCCACTTTGGACCTTGACCAATATTTCAACGAGGTGGATCTCCGAACAGCATACCAGCGATTCCTACCCACAGGACCTATTGCCCTTCTGCCACTCCCAGGCAAGAAAGCGAGTTTAGTCTGGTCGATAACAGCGCCTCTTGCTGCGAAGCTCAAGCAGCTCTCTCCGCAAGACTTTACTGCCTTGGTCAATGCTGCTTTCCGCCTGATGATGGTCGACATCAACTACCTCATACAGAATCCAACGACCAACCCATCAGACGAACTGGCTTGGCGCGAGCCGAACACTGATCCCAGATCCACCGGACTGCCAGCCACATTACCACGCGTGATTGGTGTCCAAGAAGGCACAACCGCCTCCTTCCCGCTTCGCATGCGCCATGCCGATACGTATACCGGCCACCGCGTGGCATTGATCGGAGACGCTGCACATACCATGCATCCGCTAGCCGGTCAAGGACTGAACCTCGGCCTCGCAGATGCAGAATCGCTAGCGAACTGCATCGCCAAGGGCGTGGACCACGGCATGGACATCGGCAGCTGCTGGGCTCTCGACGAGTACAACTCACAGCGCTGGGCAGCAAACAACGCCATGCTCGGCGTGGTGGACAAGCTCCAGAAGCTGTACTCTGTCGGATCTGGTCCCGTAGTCTGGGGTCGAAGTTTGGGACTGGACCTGGTCAACAAGCTGGGTCCACTTAAAGGTGCTTTGATGGGCGCCGCCGCTCACAGCTAA
- a CDS encoding uncharacterized protein (CAZy:GH5) — translation MLLRFVTLACSLAAAVSAAPTKRQDAWPFAPFKTSGRDIVNTKGDKVVYAGTNWPGHNDASFPEGLQYQSIETIVSKIKSLGMNVIRLTYSIEMVDDIYSNNPNSTLKNALVRAIGSENATIVLDQIIQNNPSFSESTTRLDVFDAVAAECYKQQILVHLDNHVSKAEWCCSTGDGNAWFGSEDFNVENWRRGNAFMADHAKAWPAYVSQGLRNEFRDPSNPALNYGWDSWYENVIPTADAVNAANPDALIFYSGLNFDTDLRNVTAGLPLTDDGKAFIIEDFSYADKIVFELHNYNNNLGDSNCANFNLYSQGYNAMDTSSTTTAKNIAPVVLTEFGFEQTDTEYQRPYAQCIKEYLTGLPGGPGGWIQWAVGGSYYIRTGTQDFEETWGLLSHDWSDWRSQVTVENYFEPFVQATLN, via the exons ATGCTGCTTCGATTCGTCACTCTTGCTTGTTCTCTGGCGGCAGCTGTATCAGCTGCTCCAACGAAGAGACAAGATGCCTGGCCATTTGCTCCATTCAAGACCAGCGGGAGGGACATTGTGAATACTAAAGGTGACAAAGTTGTCTATGCTGGCACGAACTGGCCAGGGCACAATGATGCGTCGTTCCCAGAAGGACTCCAATACCAGTCAATCGAGACCATCGTCTCGAAGATCAAGAGTCTAGGCATG AACGTCATCCGCCTCACCTACTCCATCGAAATGGTCGATGATATCTACTCCAACAACCCCAACTCTACTCTCAAGAATGCTCTCGTCCGCGCCATCGGCTCCGAAAATGCCACCATCGTCCTGGACCAGATCATCCAAAATAACCCCTCATTTTCCGAATCGACCACTCGTCTCGACGTCTTCGATGCCGTCGCCGCTGAATGTTACAAACAGCAAATCCTCGTCCACCTCGACAACCACGTCTCCAAAGCCGAATGGTGCTGCTCCACCGGCGATGGAAACGCCTGGTTCGGCTCCGAAGACTTCAACGTCGAGAACTGGCGTCGCGGAAACGCATTCATGGCCGACCACGCCAAAGCCTGGCCCGCGTACGTCTCTCAAGGCCTTCGAAACGAATTCCGTGATCCGAGCAATCCTGCTCTGAACTATGGCTGGGACTCTTGGTACGAGAATGTCATCCCCACCGCAGATGCTGTGAATGCCGCGAACCCGGATGCTCTCATCTTCTATTCCGGCTTGAACTTCGATACGGACTTGAGAAACGTCACGGCTGGCTTGCCATTGACTGATGATGGAAAGGCTTTCATCATTGAGGATTTCAGCTATGCGGATAAGATTGTGTTTGAGTTGCACAACTACAATAACAACCTCGGAGATTCGAATTGCGCCAACTTCAACCTCTATAGCCAAGGTTACAACGCCATGGATACGTCTTCTACGACAACGGCGAAGAACATTGCACCGGTTGTGTTGACGGAATTTGGGTTTGAGCAGACGGATACAGAATATCAGAGGCCGTACGCACAGTGTATCAAGGAGTATTTGACGGGATTGCCAGGTGGTCCGGGAGGATGGATTCAGTGGGCTGTTGGTGGGAGTTAT TACATCCGCACAGGAACTCAGGACTTTGAGGAGACCTGGGGCTTGTTGAGCCACGACTGGAGTGATTGGAGGTCGCAGGTGACGGTGGAAAACTACTTTGAGCCTTTTGTGCAGGCTACGTTGAATTAA
- a CDS encoding uncharacterized protein (MEROPS:MER0000338) — MHSILNILLAVPAVLGVATIDRRQNKGTIQGSWIARLEDGGILSNVLGALRTTAQVEPKHEYNIGGFKGFAFDGDDNVVDLIANLAGVLSIEPDSKVYASAPVTLNDRALVQQSPAEYGLVRISRRARGGSSYIYDDSAGAGTTVYVIDTGVYTQHSEFGGRATMGANFISGESATDGNGHGTHCAGTVAGSTYGVAKRANIIGVKVLGANGSGSNSGVIAGIDWAVNNARSNGRTGRSVISMSLGGGFSQATNDAVASAVANGVFTVVAAGNDGVDARNTSPASEPSVFTVGATDSSDVKASFSNFGPVLDIFAPGVNIKSSWIGGTTATRTISGTSMACPHVAGLAAYIIALEGQRTPANLGSRLISLSTTGVVQNAGSGSPNRLAYNGNGA; from the exons ATGCACTCTatcctcaacatcctcctgGCTGTGCCAGCAGTCCTTGGTGTTGCCACCATCGATCGTCGCCAGAACAAAGGCACCATCCAAGGCAGCTGGATCGCTCGTCTTGAGGACGGTGGCATTCTCTCCAATGTCCTCGGTGCCCTCCGAACCACCGCTCAGGTCGAGCCAAAGCACGAGTACAACATTGGCGGCTTCAAG GGCTTCGCTTTCGACGGTGATGACAACGTCGTCGACTTGATCGCCAACCTCGCTGGTGTCCTCAGCATCGAGCCAGACAGCAAGGTCTACGCCTCTGCTCCAGTCACCCTCAACGACCGCGCTCTCGTGCAACAGAGCCCGGCCGAGTACGGCCTCGTCCGTATCTCTCGCCGCGCCAGGGGAGGCTCCAGCTACATCTACGATGACTCCGCTGGTGCCGGCACCACCGTCTATGTGATCGATACTGGTGTCTACACTCAACACTCTGAGTTCGGTGGCCGTGCCACCATGGGTGCCAACTTCATCTCCGGCGAGTCGGCCACTGATGGCAACGGACACGGAACTCACTGCGCTGGTACCGTCGCTGGTTCCACCTACGGTGTTGCTAAGCGCGCCAACATCATTGGCGTCAAGGTCCTCGGTGCCAACGGCAGCGGAAGCAACTCTGGCGTCATTGCTGGTATCGACTGGGCTGTCAACAACGCTCGCAGCAATGGCCGCACTGGACGCTCTGTCATCTCTATGTCTCTCGGCGGTGGCTTCTCACAGGCCACCAACGACGCTGTCGCCAGCGCTGTTGCCAACGGTGTCTTCACAGTTGTCGCTGCCGGTAACGACGGTGTTGATGCCCGCAACACCTCCCCAGCTTCTGAGCCATCTGTCTTCACCGTTGGTGCCACCGACTCCTCCGATGTCAAGGCTagcttctccaacttcggcCCAgtcctcgacatcttcgcCCCAGGCGTGAACATCAAGTCCTCGTGGATCGGCGGCACCACTGCCACCCGCACCATCTCCGGTACCTCCATGGCCTGCCCACACGTCGCTGGTCTCGCTGCCTACATCATCGCCCTCGAGGGTCAACGCACCCCAGCCAACCTCGGCTCCCGCCTCATCTCTCTCTCCACCACCGGTGTTGTCCAGAACGCTGGCTCCGGCTCTCCAAACAGACTCGCATACAATGGC AACGGCGCATAA
- the ALA1 gene encoding Alanine--tRNA ligase (BUSCO:EOG09260HPO), giving the protein MASTTGQEPEWSAVKVRKTFIEYFEKNGHTFVPSSSVVPLSDHTLLFTNAGMNQYKAIFLGTVDRDSDFAKLKRAANSQKCIRAGGKHNDLDDVGKDSYHHTFFEMLGNWSFGDYFKEDAIKFSWELLTKVYGLETDRLYVTYFEGKADAGLEPDHEARDFWLKQGVPEDHILTGDMKDNFWEMGDQGPCGPCSEIHYDRIGGRNASDLVNQDDPNVIEIWNNVFIQYNREPDKSLKSLPSKHIDTGMGFERLVSILQKKSSNYDTDVFTPLFARIQEVTGARPYQGKFGAEDADGIDTAYRVVADHLRLLTFAISDGGVPNNVGRGYVVRRVLRRGARYARKYFNTNIGNFFSKLVPTLVEQMGDMFPEIKKKQEEVKEILDEEEVSFAKTLDRGESMFEKYAQNCKANGTKTLAGADVWRLYDTYGFPVDLTKLMCEERELEIIDEDVAEAQEKARLASMGAKKEGATLVKLDVHDISTLENMPDVSKTDDSPKFQRENIKATIKAIYHGRKFLQSTAEIPEGEQFGVILDRTNFYAEQGGQENDTGRILIDGVAEIKVENVQQYAGYVMHTGYVGYGQLKVGDEVLAEYDELRRQPIRNNHTGTHVLNYALREVLGDDVNQKGSLVAPEKLRFDFSHKAGVTDEELTKIEEVSTNYIRQNCEVYAKDVPLATARQINGVRAVFGETYPDPVRVVSVGISVEDLLENPSDPKWNDISIEFCGGTHVKNTTEIKDLVVIEESGIAKGIRRIIAVTGQEAHKVQAEAETWDKEVSALERLPYGPDKEAKTKQLTVDLSKLEISALQKTSLRNRVAAVAKANLDQQKAAQKAENKKVLDAVTDHFTNNADSKTLVLSLPISAGSKAIQETIKVVQNKQKEKTVYLVGKTDDGKVVHGCHVSSDAQAKGADASKWSGEVAALVGGKAGGKGPTSLGQGTDASKVDEAVEAARKYLESLSL; this is encoded by the exons ATGGCCTCCACGACGGGCCAAGAGCCTGAGTGGAGCGCCGTCAAGGTGCGCAAGACTTTCATCGA GTACTTCGAAAAGAATGGCCACACCTTcgtgcccagcagcagcgtggtGCCGCTTTCGGACCATACGCTGCTGTTCACCAATGCCGGCATGAACCAGTATAAGGCCATTTTCCTTGGGACAGTAGATCGTGACTCGGATTTCGCCAAGCTCAAGCGTGCTGCCAATTCACAAAAGTGTATTCGTGCTGGAGGCAAGCACAACGATCTGGACGATGTTGGCAAGGACTCCTACCACCACACATTCTTCGAAATGTTGGGTAATTGGTCATTCGGCGATTACTTCAAAGAGGACGCCATCAAGTTCTCATGGGAGCTACTCACGAAAGTGTACGGACTGGAAACAGATCGTCTCTATGTCACATATTTCGAAGGCAAGGCCGACGCTGGGCTCGAGCCAGACCACGAAGCCAGAGACTTTTGGCTCAAACAGGGCGTGCCTGAAGATCACATCTTGACTGGAGACATGAAAGACAACTTCTGGGAGATGGGCGACCAAGGCCCATGTGGCCCGTGCTCGGAGATCCATTACGACCGCATCGGTGGACGTAACGCATCCGACCTTGTCAACCAGGACGACCCGAACGTGATTGAGATCTGGAACAACGTCTTTATTCAATACAACAGAGAGCCCGACAAGTCACTGAAATCGCTGCCCAGCAAGCATATTGACACAGGCATGGGATTCGAGCGTTTGGTCTCCATCCTGCAAAAGAAGTCGTCAAACTACGACACAGACGTCTTCACGCCACTTTTTGCTCGAATTCAGGAAGTCACTGGTGCTCGTCCATACCAAGGCAAGTTTGGAGCTGAGGATGCAGATGGCATCGACACTGCTTACAGAGTTGTCGCGGACCACCTGCGATTACTGACATTTGCTATCTCGGATGGTGGCGTGCCAAACAATGTCGGTAGAGGATACGTCGTCCGTCGTGTGTTGCGTCGCGGAGCACGCTATGCTCGCAAGTACTTCAACACCAACATTGGCAACTTCTTTTCCAAGCTGGTGCCGACACTGGTCGAGCAGATGGGTGATATGTTCCCAGAAATCAAAaagaagcaggaagaggTCAAGGAGATcctcgacgaagaagaagtgtcCTTTGCGAAGACACTCGATCGTGGAGAGAGCATGTTCGAGAAGTACGCCCAGAACTGCAAGGCAAACGGAACGAAGACTTTGGCCGGTGCAGATGTTTGGCGGCTTTACGACACTTACGGATTCCCTGTGGATCTGACGAAACTGATGTGCGAGGAACGAGAACTCGAGATTATTGACGAGGATGTCGCCGAGGCACAAGAGAAGGCACGTCTTGCCTCTATGGGCGCAAAGAAGGAGG GCGCGACTCTTGTTAAGCTTGACGTACACGATATTAGCACACTGGAAAATATGCCAGATGTGTCGAAGACGGACGATTCGCCCAAGTTCCAGCGCGAGAACATCAAGGCTACCATCAAGGCTATTTACCACGGCCGCAAGTTCCTACAGTCCACTGCAGAGATCCCCGAAGGCGAGCAATTTGGTGTCATCCTCGATAGGACGAACTTCTACGCTGAACAGGGTGGACAAGAGAACGACACTGGCCGCATTTTGATTGACGGGGTTGCTGAGATCAAGGTTGAGAACGTTCAGCAATATGCTGGATATGTGATGCACACTGGATACGTTGGATATGGCCAACTGAAGGTCGGGGACGAGGTTCTGGCCGAATACGACGAGCTGCGAAGACAACCCATCCGCAACAACCACACCGGAACCCACGTTCTCAACTACGCTCTGAGAGAAGTGCTTGGAGACGATGTCAACCAGAAGGGATCTCTTGTTGCACCAGAGAAGCTACGATTCGATTTCAGCCACAAGGCTGGCGTGACCGACGAGGAGCTCACCAAGATTGAGGAAGTGAGCACGAACTATATTCGCCAGAATTGCGAAGTCTATGCCAAGGATGTGCCTTTGGCCACTGCACGTCAAATCAATGGCGTTCGCGCAGTATTTGGAGAGACATATCCTGACCCAGTTCGTGTCGTTTCCGTGGGAATCTCGGTGGAAGACCTTCTGGAGAACCCATCGGATCCTAAGTGGAATGACATTTCGATCGAGTTCTGCGGTGGTACGCATGTCAAGAACACCACTGAGATCAAGGATCTCGTTGTGATCGAAGAGAGCGGCATTGCCAAGGGTATTCGTCGTATCATTGCAGTCACCGGTCAAGAGGCCCACAAAGTGCAGGCTGAAGCCGAGACATGGGACAAGGAAGTCTCCGCCTTGGAGCGCCTCCCGTATGGCCCAGATAAAGAAGCCAAGACGAAGCAACTAACTGTGGATCTGAGCAAGTTGGAGATCTCTGCCTTGCAGAAGACATCCCTTCGCAACCGCGTCGCTGCCGTTGCAAAGGCCAACCTGGATCAACAGAAGGCCGCTCAGAAGGCAGAGAATAAGAAGGTCCTCGACGCCGTCACGGATCATTTCACCAACAATGCCGACTCGAAGACACTTGTGCTGTCCCTTCCGATCTCTGCCGGAAGCAAAGCTATCCAGGAAACAATCAAGGTCGTGCAGAACAAGCAAAAGGAGAAGACGGTCTACTTGGTCGGCAAGACCGATGACGGCAAAGTCGTTCACGGCTGTCACGTTTCTTCTGATGCTCAGGCCAAGGGCGCCGATGCCTCCAAGTGGTCTGGTGAAGTCGCTGCTCTTGTCGGAGGCAAGGCAGGCGGTAAGGGGCCCACTTCGCTTGGACAGGGCACAGACGCCTCAAAGGTGGATGAAGCCGTTGAAGCTGCGAGGAAATACCTCGAGAGCTTGAGCCTGTAG
- the OLE1 gene encoding stearoyl-CoA 9-desaturase, translating to MQAIDPDKISEDRKAPTMASKSEPNRNSKYDPKKPHITETPMTRKNWYKHVNWLNVVLIVGIPIAGLIYSYWTPLRWQTAVWAVAYYFATGLGITAGYHRLWAHTSYSASLPLKMFLAFVGGGAVEGSIRWWSRDHRAHHRYTDTEKDPYSVRKGLLYSHFGWMLMKQNPKRIGRTDISDLNDDAVVVWQHKHYLKVVIFAGLIFPSLVAGLGWGDWLGGFIYAGILRIFFVQQATFCVNSLAHWLGDQPFDDRNSPRDHVITALVTLGEGYHNFHHEFPSDYRNAIEWHQYDPTKWFIWTMKQLGLAYDLKQFRANEIEKGRLQQQQKKLDQKRAKLDWGVPLEQLPVLEWDDYVDQVKNGRALIAVAGVVHDVSDFINDHPGGKAMIRSGLGKDATAMFNGGVYMHSNAAHNLLSTMRVGVIRGGMEVEIWKRSEKESQGSTIYKDSDGNRIVRAGAQVTKVIQPPVSAGAA from the coding sequence ATGCAGGCCATCGACCCGGACAAGATCTCCGAGGATCGCAAGGCGCCCACCATGGCCAGCAAGTCTGAGCCAAACCGCAACTCGAAGTACGATCCAAAGAAGCCACACATCACTGAGACGccgatgacgaggaagaattgGTACAAGCACGTCAACTGGCTGAACGTGGTTCTCATTGTTGGCATTCCAATTGCTGGCCTCATCTACTCGTACTGGACACCACTTCGATGGCAGACTGCAGTGTGGGCTGTCGCCTACTACTTCGCCACTGGCCTCGGAATCACTGCAGGATACCACCGACTGTGGGCACACACATCATACTCTGCATCTCTCCCACTGAAGATGTTCCTGGCTTTCGTTGGCGGCGGCGCCGTTGAGGGTTCCATCCGCTGGTGGTCTCGCGATCACCGTGCTCACCATCGTTACACCGATACCGAGAAGGACCCATACAGCGTCCGCAAGGGCCTGCTCTACTCGCACTTCGGTTGGATGCTCATGAAGCAGAACCCAAAGCGCATTGGCCGTACCGACATCTCCGACTTGAACGATGATGCCGTGGTCGTCTGGCAGCACAAGCACTATCTGAAGGTCGTCATCTTCGCAGGTCTCATCTTCCCATCGCTTGTTGCTGGTCTCGGCTGGGGCGACTGGCTCGGTGGCTTCATCTACGCCGGTATCCtccgcatcttcttcgtgcaGCAGGCCACCTTCTGCGTCAACTCGCTTGCCCACTGGCTCGGCGACCAGCCATTCGACGACCGCAACTCTCCTCGTGACCACGTCATCACCGCCCTGGTCACTCTCGGCGAGGGATACCACAACTTCCACCACGAGTTCCCATCTGACTACCGCAACGCCATCGAGTGGCACCAGTACGACCCAACCAAGTGGTTCATCTGGACAATGAAGCAGCTCGGCCTCGCCTACGATCTCAAGCAGTTCCGCGCcaacgagatcgagaagggccgtcttcagcagcagcagaagaagcttgaCCAGAAGCGTGCCAAGCTCGACTGGGGTGTTCCTCTTGAGCAGCTCCCAGTTCTCGAGTGGGATGACTACGTTGACCAAGTCAAGAACGGTCGCGCTCTCATCGCTGTCGCCGGCGTTGTTCACGATGTGTCCGACTTCATCAACGACCACCCAGGTGGCAAGGCTATGATCCGCAGCGGACTCGGCAAGGACGCCACCGCCATGTTCAACGGCGGTGTCTACATGCACAGCAACGCCGCACACAACCTGCTCTCAACAATGCGTGTGGGTGTGATCCGCGGTGGTATGGAGGTCGAGATCTGGAAGCGATCCGAGAAGGAGAGCCAGGGCTCGACCATCTACAAGGACTCCGACGGCAACCGCATCGTGCGCGCTGGCGCGCAGGTGACCAAGGTTATCCAGCCTCCGGTCTCTGCTGGCGCAGCATAG
- a CDS encoding uncharacterized protein (BUSCO:EOG09261RWJ) has translation MPGFSQANELPAWKALMEHHDKLGRGMVLKSEFEKDPQRFEKYSRTFANEADGTEILFDFSKNFITEDTLPLLVKLAQEAKLEELRDDMFKGEKINFTEQRAVYHVALRNVKNEPMQVDGKSVVEEVNSVLDHMKEFSEQVRSGEWKGHTGKPIDTIINIGIGGSDLGPVMVTEALKPYGKKGMKLHFVSNIDGTHIAEALADSDRETTLFLIASKTFTTAETVTNATTAKKWFLEKASESDVAKHFVALSTNDKEVSKFGIDTKNMFGFSDWVGGRYSVWSAIGLSVALYIGFDNFKQFLAGAQAMDHHFKTAPLEQNIPVIGGLLSVWYSDFFGAQTHLVSPFDQYMHRFPAYLQQLSMESNGKAITRSGDYVKYTTGAILFGEPCTNAQHSFFQLLHQGTKLIPADFIIAAKSHNPVENNKHQHMLASNYFAQAEALMIGKTPETVKNEGAAAELVPHKVFLGNRPTTSILAEQITPGTLGALIAYYEHVTFTEGAIWNINSFDQWGVELGKALAKSIQTELDNPGESSQHDSSTSGLINAFKKKAGIP, from the exons ATGCCAGGCTTCTCACAGGCAAACGAGCTTCCAGCATGGAAGGCTCTCATGGAGCACCATGACAAGCTCGGTCGCGGCATGGTCCTCAAGAGCGAGTTCGAGAAAGACCCACAGCGATTCGAGAAGTACAGCCGCACCTTTGCGAACGAGGCCGACGGCACCGAGATcctcttcgacttcagcaAGAACTTCATCACCGAGGACACACTACCTTTGCTTGTGAAGCTCGCGCAAGAGGCTAAGCTTGAGGAGCTCCGCGATGACATGTTCAAGGGCGAGAAGATCAACTTCACTGAGCAGCGTGCCGTCTACCACGTTGCCCTTCGCAATGTCAAGAACGAGCCGATGCAAGTTGATGGCAAGAGCGTCGTTGAGGAGGTCAACAGTGTGTTGGATCACATGAAGGAGTTCTCCGAGCAAGTGCGCAGCGGAGAGTGGAAGGGTCACACTGGCAAGCCAATCGATACAATCATCAACATTGGTATCGGTGGCTCAGATCTCGGTCCCGTCATGGTGACTGAGGCTCTCAAGCCATACGGCAAGAAGGGCATGAAGCTCCACTTCGTCAGCAACATTGATGGCACACACATTGCAGAGGCTCTCGCAGACAGTGATCGTGAGACCactctcttcctcatcgcatCGAAGACTTTCACCACCGCTGAGACAGTCACAAACGCGACCACTGCGAAGAAGTGGTTCCTCGAGAAGGCGAGCGAGTCAGATGTCGCCAAACACTTCGTCGCACTGTCGACCAACGACAAGGAGGTGTCCAAGTTTGGCATTGACACGAAGAACATGTTCGGCTTTAGCGACTGGGTCGGTGGTCGTTACTCCGTCTGGTCAGCCATTGGTCTGTCCGTCGCTCTCTATATTGGCTTCGACAACTTCAAGCAATTCCTTGCTGGTGCCCAGGCCATGGACCACCACTTCAAGACTGCTCCACTCGAGCAGAACATTCCAGTCATCGGAGGTCTACTGAGCGTGTGGTATTCCGACTTCTTCGGTGCTCAGACACACCTTGTTTCTCC ATTCGACCAATACATGCACCGCTTCCCCGCCTACCTGCAACAGTTGTCTATGGAGTCGAACGGCAAGGCTATTACCCGCTCCGGTGACTACGTCAAGTACACGACCGGCGCTATCCTCTTCGGCGAGCCATGCACAAACGCCCAGCACTCTttcttccagctgctgcaccaGGGCACCAAGTTGATCCCAGCCGACTTCATCATTGCCGCCAAGTCGCACAACCCAGTCGAGAACAACAAGCACCAGCACATGCTTGCGTCGAACTACTTCGCTCAAGCAGAGGCACTTATGATTGGCAAGACACCAGAGACCGTTAAGAACGAGGGTGCCGCCGCCGAACTTGTACCTCACAAGGTCTTCTTGGGTAACCGCCCTACCACTAGCATTCTCGCTGAGCAGATCACACCTGGCACACTCGGCGCGCTCATCGCATACTACGAGCACGTCACCTTCACTGAGGGTGCGATCTGGAACATCAACTCCTTCGACCAGTGGGGAGTCGAGCTCGGCAAGGCCCTCGCGAAGAGCATCCAGACCGAGCTTGACAACCCAGGCGAGAGCTCACAGCACGACAGCTCTACCAGCGGTCTCATCAACGccttcaagaagaaggctggcaTCCCATGA